Part of the Methylomonas sp. AM2-LC genome, TATCCAGCGATGAACCAAGCTCTAGTTCAGAGATTCAAACCCTGTTGAATAAGCACCAATTAGCCAATGTAGAAAACTGGGTATTTGCTGACGACAACAGTCAGAAACTGCGCTACGAAATTGACTCCAGCTGGTATAGCGAATTACCGCGCACTTATTTCTTTTCGGCCAACCAACAACGCGACGCTGTGAGTGGAGCATTGACAGCCGAAGACTATAAAGCACACTTGGATAAGATGAAAATTTAACTCTGTCCATTATTAGCTAAGTTTTAATGACATGCTAAAACAATGTCAGCAATGCCTTTCAGATTTAAACTTCAGGCACTTGGTACGCTGAAAAACGACTATTGTGCTTAGGGAAGGACACGATAATGTGCGCAGGCTTTTACCACTTTGCCTGCGGTGTTAAAGTAAAACACTTCGGCTGCAAAACCGCTGACGCCCTGATAGTAAATACAAATACTGTTTACGCCGATCAATGTATTTATTAATTCAAAATGCAGCCCGGGATACAGTGTCAGGGCTTTTGCCCAATAGGCAGCAACCGCTGTTTTTCCAGACAATGTTCCTGATGCTACTCCAGTAAGTTTATTGATGATAGGAGATGTCATTTCAAAATCATCACTATAATGAGCCAATATACGATCAAGGTTATGAGCATTCCAGGCCGCGACCCATTCACTGGCAAAATAATCTGCAAAAGCTTGATCCAACATAATGATATCTACAAAATTAAATGAGTTTTTATCTGTGTAGCACAAAAACAATTTTCAAGTTAGGCGAGTATAGACTTATTGTAAAAAATAGAGCAAAAATGCACACTGCTCACCTACTAAGGATAGAACGACACAGGTTTGAGACAACCTCAGGCTCATCAAAATTATGCTGTGCCGAGATAGTCAACTATGATACATTATAAATTATCATAAAAACCCGCCAAATATTAGGATAAATAAGCGGATATATTTTATTTAATTCTGACTACTATTATAATAAACCGTGTTTATCATCATAAAAAGAATCCCCGCGGATATTGCAATCCAAGATCTTGAGCAATTTGTTTTGCCTATTATTCAATCAGAGTTTTCGACTAAACACGGTGCATTGAAATCTTTACAAATTATAGAACTCAATGATAAAAAGGGGCATCCGGTAGAACGCTACGGGCTGATTAGAATAGCCCCTGATAGCATAGTGACACCTTTAATCAAAAGCCTGACGCATGGCACATTACACAATTCTCGCTTTGTAATTGACCAATACTTTGTCAGACACTGGCATAATGATCGTCGTGCGAACAAAACCCAGCACCTGTCTTATACCCATAATAAAAGAAAAGAAGAGCGGCGGCGCTTAGATTTGAAAAGAACAACTTTGCATGAAAAACTATTTGTTCCTCATTCAGAATAACGCTATTAGCTGCCTACTGTTACACCGTTTAGTAAATTAAGTCTGTTTTTTGCTGAGAAATAGCCTCCGCTTATGGTATTTTAGCGCAAATTAAATGCGTTGCAGTGGCAACATCACAAATAGGATTAATTGCAAAACCATGGGTGTACAGGAAAATTTTGAACAACTCCCGCTAAAGGACTTCACAGAAAAAGCATATCTGGATTACTCCATGTACGTCATTCTGGACCGGGCTTTGCCACATATCGGCGATGGCCTGAAGCCAGTGCAACGCCGCATTGTTTACGCAATGTCGGAACTGGGTTTAACTGCGCTGGCTAAATATAAAAAATCTGCACGAACTGTCGGTGATGTATTGGGTAAATATCATCCGCATGGAGATTCTGCCTGCTACGAAGCTATGGTTTTAATGGCGCAGAATTTTTCTTATCGTTATCCATTAGTCGATGGACAAGGCAACTGGGGATCACCTGACGATCCAAAATCTTTTGCGGCCATGCGCTATACCGAATCACGCTTAACTGCATATGCACAAACTTTACTGAGCGAACTGGGTCAAGGCACAGTCGACTGGGTAGATAATTTTGATGCCACTTTACAGGAACCCTCTTTATTACCTGCCCGCTTACCCAATGTATTACTGAATGGCACCATGGGAATTGCGGTGGGTATGGCTACCGATATACCACCCCATAACTTACGTGAAGTAGCCAATGCATGCTTACAATTACTAGATGCACCGGAAACACCTTTACAAGAATTGCTAACCCATATTAAAGGCCCCGATTATCCCACCGATGCTGAAATCATCACCTCCAGCGTTGATATTCAAAAAATGTATCAAACCGGTAATGGTTCAGTAAAAATGCGTGCCAAATATGAAATGGAAGATGGCACCATTGTAATTACAGCCCTTCCTCACCAAGTATCCGGAGCAAAGCTTCTGGAACAGATTGCCGCGCAAATGCTGGCAAAAAAATTACCCATGATTGATGATTTACGCGATGAATCGGATCATGAGAATCCAACCCGCCTGTTAATAATTCCTAAATCCAAACGCATTGATGTTGAAGCCGTTATGTCACATCTGTTCGCCACCACCGATTTGGAAAAAAGTTATCGAGTCAATCTAAATATGATCGGCTTGAATGGCAAACCGCAAGTTAAAAATTTGCTGCAAATTCTCAGCGAATGGTTGAGTTTCCGTACCGAAACCGTGCGTCGGCGTTTACAGCACAGACTGGATAAAGTACTGGCGCGGTTACACATTCTGGAAGGTTTGCTGATCGCATTTTTAAATATCGACGAAGTGATTGCCATTATTCGCCAAGAAGACCACCCTAAACCCGTATTGATGGCGCGTTTTGGCATTACCGATATTCAGGCTGAAGCAATTTTGGAACTGAAACTACGCCATCTAGCCAAATTAGAGGAGATGAAAATCCGTGGCGAGCAAGATGAGCTGGAGTTGGAACGACAAGCGCTGGAGAAAACTCTGGGATCAGAACGTTTACTTAATCGGCTGATACGCAAAGAAATTGAACGTGATGCAGAAAAATATGGCGATGCGCGCCGCTCACCCATTGTGGAACGCCTCGCGGCACAAGCCCTGGATACCACCGAATTAATCAGCAACGAACCCGTTACCATCATTCTATCGCAAAAGGGCTGGATTCGTGCCGCCAAAGGTTATGATATTGAGGTTGAAAGCCTTAGCTATCGCGCCGGTGATGCCTATCTGGCAGCGGCGAAAGGCCGCACTACGCAACCGGCTTATGTGCTGGATTCCAGTGGTCGTGTTTATAGTATTACTACGCATGATTTACCTTCGGCACGCAGTCAGGGCGAACCCTTGACTGGGCGATTAAACCCGCCTGCCGGCAGTTTGTTTATTGATGTCTTTACCGGCCAAACAGATGATTGGGTGTTAATGTCCAGTACAGCAGGTTATGGTTTTCGCGTACAGTTAAAAGAGTTTTTGACCAAAAACAAGGCAGGAAAAGCGGTATTAAGCTTGCCGGACTCTGCAAAAAGCTTGCCCCCCATACCGATTCCACAAGCAGACAGTCTACTGGCCGTCGTGACATTGCAAGGCCGCTTACTGATATTTCCAGCGCAGGAATTACCTGAACTGGCCAAAGGTAAAGGCAATAAACTGATTAATATCCCAGCAGCTGATCTGGCTTCCGGTCAGGATGCGGTAACGGCCGTTATAGCGTTTAGCCCGACAGGTGAATTGAAAATTGTGTCTGGAAAACGCTACCTCACTCTAAAAACAGCAGATATTAGCGTTTATCTGGGAAGCCGAGCCAAACGAGGCACTCTATTACCACGTGGCTTTCAAAAAGTAGATGCTTTAGAAGAAGTTATTTAAGCGAGCTTGGCTACAAAGTTAAAGTTT contains:
- a CDS encoding nuclear transport factor 2 family protein, which translates into the protein MLDQAFADYFASEWVAAWNAHNLDRILAHYSDDFEMTSPIINKLTGVASGTLSGKTAVAAYWAKALTLYPGLHFELINTLIGVNSICIYYQGVSGFAAEVFYFNTAGKVVKACAHYRVLP
- the parC gene encoding DNA topoisomerase IV subunit A, with translation MGVQENFEQLPLKDFTEKAYLDYSMYVILDRALPHIGDGLKPVQRRIVYAMSELGLTALAKYKKSARTVGDVLGKYHPHGDSACYEAMVLMAQNFSYRYPLVDGQGNWGSPDDPKSFAAMRYTESRLTAYAQTLLSELGQGTVDWVDNFDATLQEPSLLPARLPNVLLNGTMGIAVGMATDIPPHNLREVANACLQLLDAPETPLQELLTHIKGPDYPTDAEIITSSVDIQKMYQTGNGSVKMRAKYEMEDGTIVITALPHQVSGAKLLEQIAAQMLAKKLPMIDDLRDESDHENPTRLLIIPKSKRIDVEAVMSHLFATTDLEKSYRVNLNMIGLNGKPQVKNLLQILSEWLSFRTETVRRRLQHRLDKVLARLHILEGLLIAFLNIDEVIAIIRQEDHPKPVLMARFGITDIQAEAILELKLRHLAKLEEMKIRGEQDELELERQALEKTLGSERLLNRLIRKEIERDAEKYGDARRSPIVERLAAQALDTTELISNEPVTIILSQKGWIRAAKGYDIEVESLSYRAGDAYLAAAKGRTTQPAYVLDSSGRVYSITTHDLPSARSQGEPLTGRLNPPAGSLFIDVFTGQTDDWVLMSSTAGYGFRVQLKEFLTKNKAGKAVLSLPDSAKSLPPIPIPQADSLLAVVTLQGRLLIFPAQELPELAKGKGNKLINIPAADLASGQDAVTAVIAFSPTGELKIVSGKRYLTLKTADISVYLGSRAKRGTLLPRGFQKVDALEEVI